One Halalkalicoccus sp. NIPERK01 DNA window includes the following coding sequences:
- a CDS encoding NAD+ synthase, translated as MIDLRFSEEELDTVHDRITGFITETVTDAGADGAVLGLSGGIDSTLTAYLAVDALGSEGLRGLVLPGEVSSEANMSDAERVARDLEIAYDVIEIDPIVETFVSTLPEVEGDHVAVGNARARTRAVLNYLLANHENRIVLGTGNRAEAAVGYFTKYGDGAVDCHPIGNLYKQQVRQLAHHLGIPEDLAEKTPTAELWEDQTDEGELGIDYDTLDAVLALHVDGPLSVAATSRIVGCEERVVREVDSLYERSAHKRAVPPAPER; from the coding sequence ATGATCGACCTGCGATTCTCCGAGGAGGAACTCGACACCGTTCACGACCGGATCACCGGCTTCATCACGGAGACGGTGACGGATGCCGGGGCCGACGGCGCGGTCCTGGGGCTGTCGGGCGGGATCGACAGCACGCTCACCGCGTATCTGGCCGTCGACGCGCTCGGGAGCGAGGGGCTCCGCGGGCTCGTCCTCCCCGGGGAGGTGAGCAGCGAGGCGAACATGAGCGACGCCGAACGCGTCGCGCGCGACCTCGAAATCGCGTACGACGTGATCGAGATCGACCCGATCGTCGAGACGTTCGTCTCGACCCTTCCGGAAGTCGAGGGCGACCACGTCGCGGTCGGGAACGCCCGCGCGCGGACGCGGGCGGTGCTCAACTACCTGCTCGCGAACCACGAGAACCGGATCGTGCTGGGGACCGGCAACCGCGCGGAGGCGGCGGTGGGCTACTTCACGAAGTACGGCGACGGCGCGGTCGACTGCCACCCCATCGGCAACCTCTACAAACAGCAGGTCCGCCAGCTCGCCCACCACCTGGGGATCCCCGAGGACCTCGCCGAGAAGACGCCGACCGCCGAACTCTGGGAGGACCAGACCGACGAGGGCGAGTTGGGCATCGACTACGACACCCTCGACGCGGTGCTCGCGCTCCACGTCGACGGCCCGCTCTCGGTCGCGGCGACCAGTCGAATCGTCGGCTGCGAGGAGCGCGTGGTCCGGGAGGTCGACTCGCTCTACGAGCGAAGCGCCCACAAGCGCGCGGTGCCGCCCGCGCCCGAGCGCTAA
- a CDS encoding YihY/virulence factor BrkB family protein: MQPRRVIAVGRDVVREMRAHNVTFMAGSIAHAAFLSLLPLLVLLLVIASAVGNDLLTERIVALSRTYLSPAGEGLVVDALTTASERAGASVIGVASLLWGMLRIFRGINTAFDELYDAGEEGVVGRVVDGLVVFVAIVLGTVGAGLAAATLALGDHPVVQALNPLVLVVGLTVAFFPMYYVFPEADVTVGEALPGAVIAAVGWTAMEAVFGVYVDLADTVSIYGTMGAVILLSIWLYGSAFVLLVGATTNVVLAGHHREAGA; encoded by the coding sequence ATGCAGCCGCGTCGCGTGATCGCCGTCGGCCGGGACGTCGTCCGGGAGATGCGAGCGCACAACGTCACCTTCATGGCCGGCAGCATCGCGCACGCGGCCTTCCTCTCGCTGCTCCCGCTGCTGGTGTTGTTGCTCGTCATCGCCTCGGCCGTCGGCAACGACCTGTTGACCGAGCGCATCGTCGCGCTGTCGCGGACGTACCTCAGCCCTGCCGGCGAGGGGCTGGTCGTCGACGCGCTGACGACCGCCTCGGAACGCGCCGGGGCGTCGGTCATCGGCGTCGCGTCGCTGCTCTGGGGGATGTTACGCATCTTCCGCGGGATCAACACCGCGTTCGACGAACTCTACGACGCCGGCGAGGAGGGGGTCGTCGGACGGGTCGTCGACGGGTTGGTCGTGTTCGTCGCCATCGTCCTCGGGACGGTCGGCGCGGGCCTCGCGGCGGCGACGCTCGCGCTCGGCGACCATCCGGTGGTGCAGGCGCTCAACCCGCTGGTCCTCGTCGTCGGGCTGACGGTCGCGTTCTTCCCGATGTACTACGTCTTTCCCGAAGCCGACGTCACCGTCGGCGAGGCGTTGCCGGGGGCGGTCATCGCCGCGGTCGGCTGGACGGCGATGGAGGCGGTGTTCGGGGTCTACGTCGACCTCGCGGACACCGTCAGCATCTACGGAACGATGGGCGCGGTGATCCTGCTGTCGATCTGGCTCTACGGGAGCGCGTTCGTCCTGCTCGTGGGGGCGACGACGAACGTCGTCCTCGCGGGCCACCACCGCGAAGCAGGGGCGTAG
- a CDS encoding PadR family transcriptional regulator, producing MRKSGPPKGVISYLVLELLDERPRYGYEILKEITEISGGHWEPSYGSVYPILYKFEEEGWAQRLDREDEPDRKYFELTDAGREELGRKREEIATTGREFADVILGFYHVYVALATDERFSLPEREGHWRFDGTFSAWIAEQVIRHYERDFGAFERVEDTPEGFAERYGLDE from the coding sequence ATGCGAAAGAGTGGGCCGCCCAAGGGGGTCATCTCGTATCTCGTTCTCGAACTCCTGGACGAACGCCCCCGGTACGGCTACGAAATCCTCAAGGAGATCACCGAGATCAGCGGCGGCCACTGGGAGCCCTCGTACGGCTCGGTCTACCCGATCCTCTACAAGTTCGAGGAGGAGGGCTGGGCCCAGCGCCTCGACCGCGAGGACGAACCCGACCGGAAGTACTTCGAACTCACCGACGCCGGCCGCGAGGAACTGGGGAGAAAACGCGAGGAGATCGCCACGACGGGCCGGGAGTTCGCTGACGTGATCCTCGGGTTCTACCACGTCTACGTCGCGCTCGCGACCGACGAGCGCTTCTCGCTCCCCGAGCGGGAGGGCCACTGGCGCTTCGACGGGACGTTCAGCGCGTGGATCGCCGAACAGGTGATCCGCCACTACGAGCGCGACTTCGGCGCGTTCGAGCGCGTCGAGGACACCCCCGAGGGGTTCGCGGAGCGCTACGGCCTAGACGAGTAG
- a CDS encoding enoyl-CoA hydratase/isomerase family protein — MIETESTGDVRRVTLARPERRNALTPEGLDDLARAVREADEPVVYLSGAGSAFCAGADLDVVADLEDGRAFAERGQRTARAIEEAESVVVAGIDGPARGGGLEMALACDLRIATPEATFGEPGVSLGLFGAWGGTVRLPRLIGSADAMDLSLSGRVIDAEEALQMGLISRIVEAPEEVAREVADNDHRALALTKERLRDDSPTPEQEEAEAAAFAELIERRR; from the coding sequence ATGATCGAGACCGAATCCACGGGCGACGTCCGCCGCGTCACGCTCGCGCGTCCCGAGCGCCGAAACGCACTCACCCCCGAGGGGCTGGACGACCTCGCCCGCGCCGTTCGCGAGGCCGACGAACCCGTCGTCTACCTCTCGGGCGCGGGCTCGGCGTTCTGTGCGGGCGCGGACCTCGACGTCGTCGCGGACCTCGAGGACGGCCGCGCGTTCGCCGAGCGCGGTCAACGGACGGCACGAGCGATCGAGGAGGCCGAGAGCGTCGTGGTCGCCGGCATCGACGGCCCCGCACGCGGCGGCGGTCTCGAAATGGCGCTGGCCTGCGACCTGCGGATCGCGACCCCCGAGGCCACGTTCGGCGAACCCGGCGTCAGCCTCGGCCTGTTCGGGGCGTGGGGCGGCACCGTCCGTCTGCCACGGCTGATCGGCTCGGCCGACGCGATGGACCTCTCGCTTTCGGGGAGAGTGATCGACGCCGAGGAGGCCCTTCAGATGGGCTTGATATCGCGAATCGTCGAGGCTCCCGAGGAGGTCGCCCGCGAGGTCGCGGACAACGACCACCGGGCGCTCGCGCTGACCAAGGAGCGACTGCGCGACGACTCGCCGACCCCCGAGCAGGAAGAGGCGGAGGCGGCGGCGTTCGCCGAACTGATCGAGCGCCGGCGTTAG
- a CDS encoding acyltransferase, with amino-acid sequence MTKRHVSLPEEAEQGVETFIAEVDERLAGEEDTCEVVRDTLIDLYGDRAAYERWRAGEDVSPAERVRLQGYDPCNSTLESEYYAEKDEEAFRRSKHLQWLWRQFDATPMADNVEFALRFRSMLAKHLFAECGEGCRFFKGITFTYGHNITVGDNTVVHDDVHLDDRGRLSIGNRVSISDGAHIYSHDHDVVDQTEVTNFRTVIEDDARVTYDAMVRAGCRVGENSIVGARAIVQGDVPAHHVVVGTPAKSVRIKPGFEERAEPIGDRLANRRDDREIPYDLPSDLERFDEFGRTLEPGDTVK; translated from the coding sequence ATGACGAAACGCCACGTCTCGCTCCCCGAGGAGGCAGAACAAGGGGTAGAGACGTTCATCGCGGAGGTCGACGAGCGCCTCGCGGGCGAGGAGGACACCTGCGAGGTCGTCCGCGACACCCTGATCGACCTCTACGGGGACCGGGCGGCCTACGAGCGCTGGCGGGCGGGCGAGGACGTCTCGCCGGCCGAGCGGGTCCGCCTGCAGGGCTACGATCCGTGTAACTCGACGCTCGAGAGCGAGTACTACGCCGAGAAGGACGAGGAGGCGTTCAGGCGCTCGAAGCACCTCCAGTGGCTCTGGCGGCAGTTCGACGCCACGCCGATGGCCGACAACGTCGAGTTCGCGCTGCGCTTTCGAAGCATGCTCGCGAAGCACCTCTTCGCCGAGTGTGGCGAGGGCTGTCGGTTCTTCAAGGGGATCACGTTCACCTACGGGCACAACATCACGGTCGGCGACAACACGGTCGTCCACGACGACGTCCACCTCGACGACCGTGGCCGGCTCTCGATCGGAAACCGGGTCTCGATCTCCGACGGCGCCCACATCTACAGCCACGACCACGACGTGGTCGACCAGACCGAGGTGACGAACTTCCGCACCGTGATCGAAGACGACGCGCGCGTGACCTACGACGCGATGGTCCGGGCCGGATGCAGGGTGGGCGAGAACAGCATCGTCGGGGCACGCGCGATCGTTCAGGGGGACGTCCCCGCCCACCACGTCGTCGTCGGCACGCCGGCGAAGAGCGTGCGGATCAAACCCGGCTTCGAGGAGCGCGCCGAACCCATCGGGGACCGCCTCGCGAACCGCCGGGACGACCGCGAGATCCCCTACGACCTGCCGTCCGACCTGGAGCGGTTCGACGAGTTCGGCCGGACGCTCGAACCGGGGGATACAGTCAAGTGA
- a CDS encoding aldo/keto reductase, protein MHYRTLGDSDVEVSEVGFGAWVVGTDWWGDRGEKQALDMLEHALNRGITYFDTGDVYGHGRSEELVGEAFSDRREEVTLATKVGYDFYNNPQAGHGEIPKEITPEYVREAVEKSLARLDTEYVDVLQLHNADVSEVDDDVLETLDELREEGLIRATGWALGPSIGWLAEGDRAIAEEFDSVQLVWNLLEQEVGTHFLETIEDLDAETSLIPRVPHSSGLLNEQVTPETELGEGDHRGFRPDEWYETGWEKLETLRFLERDGERTMGQASIAWLLAHDEVASVTPTFRTTEDIDEWAGASEVPALSEEELDRVAELHATNFGIDRDDGMDSLRSSVGGADLREAGIEKQPAD, encoded by the coding sequence ATGCACTACCGCACGCTCGGCGACTCGGACGTCGAGGTAAGCGAGGTCGGCTTCGGCGCGTGGGTCGTGGGCACCGACTGGTGGGGCGACAGGGGCGAGAAACAGGCCCTCGACATGCTCGAACACGCCCTCAACCGGGGGATCACCTACTTCGACACGGGCGACGTCTACGGCCACGGCCGCTCGGAGGAACTCGTCGGCGAGGCCTTTTCCGACCGGCGCGAGGAGGTCACGCTCGCCACCAAGGTCGGCTACGACTTCTACAACAATCCCCAAGCAGGTCACGGCGAGATCCCGAAGGAGATCACGCCCGAATACGTCCGCGAGGCGGTCGAGAAGAGCCTCGCTCGCCTCGATACGGAGTACGTCGACGTGCTCCAACTGCACAACGCGGACGTCTCGGAGGTCGACGACGACGTCCTCGAAACCCTCGACGAACTCCGCGAGGAGGGGCTGATCCGGGCGACCGGCTGGGCGCTCGGCCCCTCGATCGGCTGGCTCGCCGAGGGCGATCGGGCCATCGCCGAGGAGTTCGATTCGGTCCAACTGGTCTGGAACCTGCTCGAACAGGAAGTGGGAACTCACTTCCTCGAGACGATCGAGGACCTCGACGCCGAAACCAGCCTGATCCCGCGCGTCCCCCACTCCTCGGGTCTGCTCAACGAGCAGGTCACCCCCGAAACCGAACTCGGCGAGGGCGATCATCGAGGATTCCGGCCCGACGAGTGGTACGAGACGGGCTGGGAGAAACTCGAGACGCTGCGGTTCTTGGAGAGAGACGGCGAGCGCACGATGGGCCAGGCCTCGATCGCGTGGCTGCTCGCACACGACGAGGTCGCGAGCGTGACGCCGACGTTCCGAACCACAGAGGACATCGACGAGTGGGCGGGCGCGAGCGAGGTGCCGGCGCTATCGGAGGAAGAACTCGACCGCGTCGCTGAACTCCACGCGACGAACTTCGGGATCGACCGCGACGACGGAATGGACTCGCTTCGTTCCTCCGTCGGCGGCGCGGACCTGCGCGAGGCGGGGATCGAGAAACAGCCCGCCGACTGA
- a CDS encoding PDZ domain-containing protein: protein MSTLTWVLVGVAIYWAALLSLRNRGLLPSYIGTQGPIITLHTKRGRVLLDRLSRPRRFWRAFSNVGVGIALVVMALSFAFVLFAAVSALYTPERTAVTEPRNVVVIPGVNDFLPLSVAPEIVFGLLVALVVHEGAHGLLCRVEGIDIESMGVALLAIVPIGAFVEPDHESQQRADRGGRTRMFAAGVTANFVVTVLAFGLLFGPVAGSIAVAPGAPVGGAFPGSPAAGAGIEAGDRITAVDGQSVADAGELDEALSGADGEVVLTVDGEREVTVEREVSVAETVDGGPSGLEAGDTVASVNGQSVTTEAEFREAVGADPTATVRTAAGAEHTFAAGALSTVAEDGPASAAGMPAGERVVITAVDGERTVDSGELTSVLRTTEPGQTVEIEAVVDGQVETYTVELGEHPGGYGQVGINVQPGVSGVVVDDLGIQPYPASTFLGLLGGDGDAGANTLVGAILVALTLPIFSIVDPSVPFNFAGFTGFVTEFYVVEGALAPLGGGVFVLANLLFWTGWINLNLGFFNCIPAFPLDGGHILRTSTEAIVSRLPISGSYELTKTVTISVGVTMLVGLLVMIFGQGLLV, encoded by the coding sequence ATGAGTACGCTCACGTGGGTCCTCGTGGGTGTCGCGATCTACTGGGCGGCGCTGCTCTCGCTTCGCAACCGGGGGCTGCTTCCCAGCTACATCGGGACACAGGGCCCGATCATCACCCTCCACACGAAACGCGGCCGCGTCCTTCTGGATCGGCTCTCGCGCCCCAGGCGGTTCTGGCGGGCCTTCAGCAACGTCGGCGTCGGGATCGCGCTCGTGGTCATGGCGCTGTCGTTCGCGTTCGTCCTCTTCGCGGCGGTCTCGGCGCTCTACACGCCCGAGCGGACCGCCGTCACCGAGCCGCGAAACGTCGTCGTTATCCCCGGCGTCAACGACTTTCTCCCGCTCTCGGTCGCCCCCGAGATCGTCTTCGGACTGCTGGTCGCGCTGGTCGTCCACGAGGGCGCCCACGGCCTGCTCTGCCGGGTCGAGGGCATCGACATCGAGTCGATGGGCGTCGCGTTGCTGGCGATCGTCCCCATCGGCGCGTTCGTCGAACCGGACCACGAGAGCCAACAGCGCGCGGACCGCGGCGGCCGAACGCGGATGTTCGCCGCGGGCGTCACCGCGAACTTCGTCGTGACGGTGCTGGCGTTCGGCCTGCTGTTCGGGCCCGTCGCGGGTTCGATCGCGGTCGCGCCCGGCGCGCCCGTCGGCGGTGCCTTTCCCGGATCGCCCGCGGCGGGAGCGGGGATCGAGGCCGGCGACCGGATCACCGCCGTCGACGGCCAGTCCGTCGCCGACGCGGGTGAACTCGACGAGGCCCTCTCGGGGGCCGACGGCGAGGTGGTGCTGACGGTCGACGGCGAACGCGAGGTGACGGTCGAGCGCGAGGTGAGCGTCGCGGAGACTGTCGACGGCGGGCCGAGCGGCCTCGAAGCCGGCGACACCGTCGCCTCGGTGAACGGCCAGTCGGTGACCACCGAGGCCGAGTTCCGCGAGGCCGTCGGCGCGGACCCGACCGCCACCGTCCGGACCGCCGCGGGCGCGGAACACACCTTCGCCGCGGGCGCGCTCTCGACCGTCGCCGAGGACGGTCCCGCGAGCGCGGCCGGCATGCCCGCCGGCGAGCGGGTCGTGATAACCGCTGTCGACGGCGAGCGAACCGTCGACAGCGGGGAGCTGACGTCCGTCCTCCGGACCACCGAGCCCGGCCAAACGGTCGAGATCGAGGCCGTCGTCGACGGACAGGTCGAGACCTACACGGTCGAACTCGGCGAACACCCCGGGGGGTACGGTCAGGTCGGGATCAACGTCCAGCCCGGCGTGAGCGGAGTGGTCGTCGACGACCTCGGGATCCAGCCCTACCCCGCGAGCACCTTCCTCGGGTTGCTCGGCGGCGACGGCGACGCGGGCGCGAACACGCTCGTCGGCGCGATCCTCGTCGCGCTCACGCTGCCGATCTTCTCGATCGTCGACCCGTCGGTCCCCTTCAACTTCGCGGGCTTCACCGGCTTCGTGACGGAGTTCTACGTCGTCGAGGGCGCGCTCGCGCCGCTCGGCGGCGGCGTCTTCGTGCTTGCGAACCTGCTGTTTTGGACCGGGTGGATCAACCTCAACCTCGGATTCTTCAACTGCATCCCGGCGTTCCCGCTCGACGGCGGGCACATCCTGCGGACGAGCACCGAGGCGATCGTCTCGCGCCTACCGATCAGCGGGAGCTACGAACTCACGAAGACGGTGACGATCTCCGTCGGCGTCACGATGCTGGTGGGCCTGCTCGTGATGATCTTCGGGCAGGGCCTACTCGTCTAG
- the lysS gene encoding lysine--tRNA ligase: MSDNADADADPYAIHGDGDDGERGYVFWADEVANRIEDRDPDDPIVIKGGISPSGVPHIGNVNEIMRGYFVAEVLRERGHEVRQVFTADDKDRLRGLPRKLADLEGNIVDLGDVNAGALGRNLGKPYTAIPDPFGCCDSYGDHFSRLIQRSADLLGVPIEIVSNTEMYAEGAFEEPTRYLLENRERAREVLAEYQDGVDESYVPFLAECSECGHLTDRITGVDLGSGTVEYECVDVEAGEQVIEGCGHEGTAGLRDGKLPWRFEWVAQWRVLGVDFEPFGKDHAEGSWPSGVDIARSVFGFEPPIPMVYEWFTLDGEAFSSSAGNVMLVSEVLDLIEPEVLRYFFAKDPGRARDFNVERIDLLVDEFDRLERIYLGEEDADERERARAERVYPLCVDEVRDDRIRLPYTFAAVLGMTDDPELRTEIARREGHVPEDAPGRAIENALARVELARNWARETGNEYDYDLKRSELPDVVVDENTARALSELADFVEAGHSPGEIQGEIYEAAKRNDVPVGDLFTTGYRLFFDQEQGPKLGQFLGQIDREFVLARLRRER, from the coding sequence ATGAGCGATAACGCCGACGCGGACGCCGATCCCTACGCGATTCACGGGGATGGAGACGACGGCGAGCGCGGCTACGTCTTCTGGGCCGACGAGGTCGCGAACCGGATCGAGGACCGCGACCCGGACGACCCGATCGTCATCAAGGGCGGTATCTCCCCGTCGGGAGTCCCACACATCGGCAACGTCAACGAGATCATGCGGGGCTACTTCGTCGCGGAGGTCCTCAGGGAGCGGGGTCACGAGGTCCGCCAGGTCTTTACGGCCGACGACAAGGACCGCCTTCGAGGGCTGCCCCGCAAACTCGCGGATCTGGAGGGGAACATCGTCGACCTCGGGGACGTGAACGCCGGGGCGCTCGGGCGAAACCTGGGAAAGCCCTACACCGCGATCCCCGACCCCTTCGGGTGCTGTGACTCCTACGGCGACCACTTCTCGCGGCTCATCCAACGAAGCGCCGATCTCTTGGGGGTGCCCATCGAGATCGTCTCGAACACCGAGATGTACGCCGAGGGCGCGTTCGAGGAGCCCACGAGATACCTGCTCGAGAACCGCGAACGCGCCCGCGAGGTCCTCGCGGAGTATCAGGACGGCGTCGACGAGTCGTACGTCCCCTTCCTCGCCGAGTGTTCCGAGTGCGGCCACCTGACCGACCGGATCACCGGTGTGGACCTCGGTTCCGGTACCGTCGAGTACGAGTGTGTCGACGTCGAGGCCGGCGAGCAGGTCATCGAGGGCTGTGGCCACGAGGGGACCGCGGGTCTCCGCGACGGAAAGCTCCCGTGGCGCTTCGAGTGGGTCGCCCAGTGGCGGGTTCTGGGCGTCGATTTCGAGCCGTTCGGCAAGGACCACGCAGAGGGGTCGTGGCCCAGCGGCGTCGATATAGCTCGGTCGGTCTTCGGGTTCGAGCCGCCGATCCCGATGGTCTACGAGTGGTTCACCCTCGACGGCGAGGCCTTCTCCTCCTCGGCGGGCAACGTCATGCTCGTCTCCGAGGTGCTCGACCTGATCGAACCCGAAGTTCTCAGGTACTTCTTCGCGAAGGATCCCGGCCGCGCGCGAGACTTCAACGTCGAACGGATCGACCTCCTCGTCGACGAGTTCGATAGGCTGGAGCGGATCTACCTCGGCGAGGAGGACGCCGACGAACGCGAACGCGCGCGCGCCGAGCGGGTCTATCCCCTCTGCGTCGACGAGGTTCGCGACGATCGGATCCGTCTGCCCTACACCTTCGCCGCGGTGCTCGGGATGACCGACGATCCGGAACTCCGTACGGAGATCGCCCGCCGCGAGGGGCACGTCCCCGAGGACGCCCCCGGCCGGGCGATCGAGAACGCCCTCGCGCGCGTCGAACTGGCGCGGAACTGGGCCCGCGAGACCGGAAACGAGTACGACTACGACCTGAAGCGATCCGAGTTGCCCGACGTGGTGGTCGACGAGAACACGGCGCGGGCGCTCTCGGAACTCGCCGACTTCGTCGAGGCGGGCCACTCCCCCGGGGAGATCCAGGGCGAGATCTACGAGGCCGCGAAGCGAAACGACGTCCCCGTCGGCGACCTCTTCACGACGGGCTATCGTCTCTTCTTCGATCAGGAGCAGGGACCCAAACTCGGGCAGTTCCTGGGACAGATCGACCGCGAATTCGTCCTCGCGCGGCTTCGCCGCGAGCGCTGA
- a CDS encoding heme-binding protein has product MGRREPPRTEEGLYVLHDLRSVDWDAWRAATDRDREAALAEGVAFLEDHAAVEEGDTAAFSVLGHKADLLILHLRPTLAELDTAEREFEGCALSEFTDRASSYLSVTEASGYTEAAADYFDPDVEADPGLRRYMDSRLYPDLPETEFVSFYPMSKRRDPEYNWYDLPFEERRELMAAHGEIGRDYAGKVTQIISGSVGLDDHEWGVTLFADDMTDIKRLLTEMRFDPSSSKYAEFGRFYTGRRFAPSQLEAFLAGESVSTATGGGVDTDLAEEFGRLGVEVDAPEGAHGLVLRSDADVETVREEVDGLRGNFEHYDSHVLTEVRGDGDETAVLSVWETERAADTARGFLEELPGVREVTAGALADEEVEPEETGEADTDDIRGELADLDIYAGKPHGEDVYAMVLYSEADPDTLAPEVEDLAEGFDRYDTHVKTATYQAKDGDRSAVVSIWETADAADTAGGFLADLPGIVARAGRGPAEETSGEERPASRAGEESGFGTMGMFYTVEPDHREEFVEKFDTVGGLLEEMDGHHETDLMVNVADENDMFIASQWRSKEDAMAFFRSDAFRDTVQWGRDVLADRPRHVFLA; this is encoded by the coding sequence ATGGGACGACGCGAGCCGCCCCGAACCGAGGAGGGGCTGTACGTGCTGCACGACCTGCGGAGCGTCGACTGGGACGCCTGGCGCGCGGCCACCGACCGCGACCGCGAGGCCGCCCTCGCGGAGGGCGTCGCGTTCCTCGAGGACCACGCTGCCGTCGAGGAGGGCGATACGGCGGCGTTCAGCGTGCTCGGACACAAGGCCGACCTGCTGATCCTCCACCTCCGACCCACGCTCGCGGAACTCGACACCGCCGAACGCGAGTTCGAGGGCTGTGCGCTCTCGGAGTTCACCGACCGGGCGAGTTCCTACCTGTCGGTCACGGAGGCCTCGGGCTACACCGAGGCCGCCGCGGACTACTTCGATCCGGACGTCGAGGCCGACCCCGGCCTCAGGCGCTACATGGACTCGCGGCTGTACCCCGACCTCCCCGAGACGGAGTTCGTCAGTTTCTACCCGATGTCGAAACGGCGGGATCCCGAGTACAACTGGTACGACCTGCCGTTCGAGGAGCGACGCGAACTGATGGCGGCACACGGCGAGATCGGGCGCGATTATGCGGGGAAGGTCACCCAGATCATCTCCGGGAGCGTCGGCCTCGACGACCACGAGTGGGGCGTCACCCTCTTCGCCGACGACATGACCGACATCAAGCGCCTGCTCACCGAGATGCGCTTCGACCCCTCCTCCTCGAAGTACGCCGAGTTCGGCCGCTTTTACACGGGGCGGCGCTTCGCGCCCTCCCAGCTGGAGGCGTTTCTCGCCGGCGAGTCGGTCTCCACCGCTACGGGTGGGGGCGTCGACACCGACCTCGCCGAGGAGTTCGGCCGGCTCGGAGTCGAGGTCGACGCCCCCGAGGGGGCACACGGACTCGTCCTCCGATCGGACGCGGACGTCGAAACCGTCCGAGAGGAGGTCGACGGGCTCCGCGGGAACTTCGAGCACTACGACAGCCACGTGTTGACCGAGGTGCGCGGAGACGGGGACGAGACGGCGGTCCTCAGCGTCTGGGAGACCGAACGCGCCGCCGACACCGCCCGCGGCTTCCTCGAAGAACTGCCCGGAGTACGCGAGGTGACGGCGGGTGCGCTCGCCGACGAGGAGGTCGAACCCGAAGAGACCGGCGAGGCCGATACGGACGACATCCGCGGCGAACTCGCGGACCTCGACATCTACGCCGGAAAGCCCCACGGCGAGGACGTCTACGCGATGGTGCTGTACTCGGAGGCCGACCCCGACACGCTGGCTCCCGAAGTCGAGGACCTCGCCGAGGGGTTCGACCGCTACGACACCCACGTCAAGACCGCGACCTACCAGGCGAAAGACGGGGACCGATCGGCCGTGGTCAGCATCTGGGAGACGGCCGACGCCGCCGACACCGCCGGGGGCTTTCTGGCCGACCTGCCCGGTATCGTCGCCCGCGCGGGACGGGGTCCCGCGGAGGAAACGAGCGGGGAGGAACGACCCGCGAGTCGCGCGGGCGAGGAGAGCGGCTTCGGCACGATGGGGATGTTCTACACCGTCGAGCCCGACCATCGCGAGGAGTTCGTCGAGAAGTTCGACACCGTCGGCGGCCTGCTCGAAGAGATGGACGGCCACCACGAGACCGACCTGATGGTCAACGTCGCGGACGAGAACGACATGTTCATCGCCAGCCAGTGGCGCTCGAAGGAGGACGCGATGGCCTTCTTCCGCTCGGACGCCTTCCGCGACACGGTCCAGTGGGGCCGTGACGTGCTCGCGGACCGGCCGCGTCACGTCTTCCTGGCATGA